In Porphyromonas cangingivalis, a genomic segment contains:
- a CDS encoding YitT family protein, whose protein sequence is MKSSKLTVDITYIVIGAFLQAFAYSVFIAPANIVPGGIYGTTIVLNHITKGLFSFAPDGLPIGITALFFNVPLLFLAIRKLGLSSGPKTVLTFVLISVFTDLIRFLFGEAPPVADDKFLLAFYGGGILGLGVMCVFKAGSTSAGTDVLARVLAKGTNIKVSTMIMTIDSIVVLFGLLAFKDWSVPLYSWLTIFIYSKVVDILQPENPNKAVFIVSPQKESIRELIINKLDMGGTFLHGQGMYNGEKRDIIFTITDRRKINMLKKGVREIDPNAFISSMDASKDVTPTP, encoded by the coding sequence ATGAAGTCATCCAAACTAACCGTTGATATCACTTATATCGTCATCGGTGCATTCTTGCAGGCCTTTGCGTACTCAGTCTTCATCGCCCCGGCCAACATCGTACCGGGCGGTATTTATGGTACGACGATCGTCCTCAACCACATCACCAAAGGTTTGTTTTCATTCGCCCCCGATGGGTTGCCGATAGGTATCACGGCCTTGTTCTTCAATGTCCCCCTACTCTTTCTGGCTATTCGGAAGTTAGGACTCTCCTCCGGGCCCAAGACTGTCCTCACCTTCGTGCTCATCTCTGTCTTCACCGACCTTATAAGGTTTCTCTTCGGCGAAGCACCACCCGTAGCCGACGACAAGTTTTTGCTCGCTTTCTACGGAGGAGGGATCCTTGGCTTGGGGGTGATGTGTGTCTTCAAAGCCGGCAGCACCAGTGCCGGGACAGACGTATTGGCGAGAGTACTTGCCAAAGGTACGAACATCAAAGTCAGCACCATGATCATGACCATTGACTCCATCGTCGTCCTCTTCGGTCTGTTGGCATTTAAGGACTGGAGTGTCCCCTTGTACTCTTGGTTGACAATCTTCATATACAGTAAGGTGGTAGACATCCTTCAACCCGAAAACCCCAACAAGGCAGTGTTCATCGTCTCCCCTCAAAAAGAAAGTATCAGAGAACTCATCATCAACAAACTCGATATGGGGGGAACCTTCCTGCATGGTCAAGGGATGTACAACGGCGAAAAGCGTGACATCATCTTCACCATCACGGACAGGCGGAAGATCAATATGTTGAAAAAAGGGGTAAGAGAAATTGACCCCAACGCATTCATCTCCTCCATGGATGCCTCCAAAGACGTAACCCCTACACCATAA
- a CDS encoding dihydroorotate dehydrogenase-like protein: MADISTLYAGLTLRSPLVVASSGLTNKVHKVKAHEEAGAGAVVLKSIFEEQMEQEAAYMSQDSDYPEAMDYLRHYVTSNALSTHIDLIKACRDSVSIPVIASINCYKRDTWMDYARQLVEAGASAIELNVMRIDTDVNEEAGTHESGLVRMVQEMVSSVKVPVIVKLSKFFTNFCKLSKDLYNAGAAGVVLFNRMYMPDIDINKEEIIIGNVFSSSRDLFDSLRYTALVRGTTPQLSIGISSGVRSGEDVIKSILAGADTVQLCTLLYQNGSQMITRLNEHLYHWMEEKKYESVEEFKSRLAATRVDHFNLYQRSQFMKHFSSYDETPINTATPPKDHPGLAY; the protein is encoded by the coding sequence ATGGCAGATATTTCTACCCTTTATGCCGGATTGACCCTAAGATCTCCCCTTGTCGTAGCGAGCTCAGGGCTCACGAATAAAGTACACAAAGTCAAAGCCCATGAAGAAGCGGGTGCGGGTGCGGTTGTGCTCAAGTCTATCTTTGAAGAACAAATGGAGCAGGAGGCTGCGTATATGTCTCAAGACAGTGACTACCCCGAGGCAATGGACTACCTTCGTCACTATGTGACATCCAACGCTCTATCGACCCACATCGACCTCATCAAGGCGTGTCGTGACTCTGTATCTATCCCTGTCATCGCAAGTATCAACTGCTACAAGAGAGATACTTGGATGGACTATGCCCGTCAGCTTGTCGAAGCAGGAGCTTCGGCGATCGAACTCAACGTGATGCGTATCGATACCGATGTCAATGAAGAGGCAGGAACACACGAAAGTGGCCTTGTACGGATGGTACAAGAGATGGTCAGCAGTGTGAAAGTCCCTGTGATCGTGAAGTTATCCAAGTTCTTCACCAACTTCTGCAAGCTCTCCAAAGACCTCTACAATGCCGGCGCGGCAGGCGTCGTCCTCTTCAACCGTATGTACATGCCCGACATTGACATCAACAAAGAAGAGATCATCATCGGCAATGTATTCTCCAGCTCGCGAGACCTCTTCGACAGCCTCAGATACACAGCTCTCGTACGTGGCACGACCCCTCAGTTGTCTATCGGTATATCTTCGGGAGTAAGATCCGGAGAGGATGTCATCAAGAGCATCCTCGCAGGTGCGGACACCGTACAGCTCTGTACACTACTGTACCAAAACGGCTCACAGATGATCACACGCCTCAACGAGCACCTCTATCACTGGATGGAGGAGAAGAAATATGAAAGCGTAGAGGAGTTCAAGTCCAGATTGGCTGCTACGAGAGTTGATCACTTCAACCTCTACCAGAGGTCACAGTTCATGAAGCACTTCTCATCCTACGATGAGACCCCCATAAACACTGCTACCCCTCCGAAAGATCATCCCGGTCTGGCTTACTAA
- a CDS encoding NAD(P)-dependent oxidoreductase — translation MITTPKKRILIVFDTVQEGFEELYERYDVVRPEPGKSFTQEELEALGGDFDVIATEFSIPVTKDYIDRYPHLKMIANYAVGYNNIDIAYAHSKGIAVSNTPKSVVMPTAELTLALLLSCTRRVAEWDRTMRRHRSSAKSGLDAGMGVDLCGKTVGIIGYGNIGKAAGRLYQAFGMKVLYYKRHRLSAEEEQQLGVTYASLDEIYSESDVISLHTPYNPDSHHLINAESISKMKPNAIIINVARGAVVDEAALVEALRTKRIAGAGLDVFEHNDNPLPELYDLENVSMTPHVGTQTYDSRVKMARELSDNIIGFLEGGRSVSLVS, via the coding sequence ATGATCACAACACCTAAAAAGCGGATTCTCATCGTCTTTGACACAGTGCAGGAGGGATTCGAAGAGCTTTATGAGCGTTATGACGTTGTACGCCCCGAGCCTGGTAAATCCTTTACCCAAGAAGAATTGGAAGCTCTTGGAGGAGACTTTGATGTCATCGCCACCGAATTCAGCATACCTGTAACCAAGGATTACATCGACAGATATCCACACTTGAAAATGATTGCAAACTATGCCGTGGGGTACAACAACATAGACATTGCATATGCACACAGCAAAGGTATTGCAGTATCTAATACCCCCAAGAGCGTGGTGATGCCTACAGCCGAACTCACCCTCGCCCTACTCCTCAGTTGTACTCGTAGGGTAGCTGAGTGGGACAGGACGATGCGTCGTCACCGCAGCAGTGCCAAGTCCGGTCTCGATGCAGGCATGGGCGTAGATCTGTGTGGCAAGACCGTCGGAATCATCGGTTATGGCAATATCGGCAAGGCAGCAGGACGTCTCTATCAAGCCTTCGGGATGAAAGTACTCTACTACAAGCGACACAGACTAAGTGCCGAAGAAGAGCAACAACTCGGTGTCACTTACGCTTCGCTCGATGAGATATACAGTGAAAGCGATGTCATCTCACTACACACACCATACAACCCCGACTCCCACCACCTCATCAATGCCGAATCTATAAGTAAGATGAAGCCAAATGCCATCATCATCAATGTGGCCAGAGGTGCAGTGGTCGATGAGGCAGCACTTGTCGAAGCTCTACGTACCAAAAGGATAGCAGGAGCCGGTCTCGATGTATTCGAGCACAACGACAATCCTCTCCCTGAACTATATGACCTCGAAAATGTCTCCATGACTCCACACGTAGGCACTCAGACCTATGATTCGAGAGTGAAGATGGCACGTGAGCTATCGGACAACATCATAGGCTTCCTCGAAGGGGGACGCTCCGTGAGTCTTGTATCCTAA
- a CDS encoding aspartate ammonia-lyase — translation MENNKVRVESDLLGSRELPNSVLYGVQTLRAMDNFNISPFKLNNYPLFIHGLAWTKMGAARANGKLGVITHECADAIEKACQELLEGKHHEHFPIDMIQGGAGTSTNMNANEVIANRALEILGHERGHYKHCSPNDHVNASQSTNDAYPTAIHLGLYATHLRVIEHMKSFVAALRVKGKEFAHVIKMGRTQLQDAVPMTLGQTFNGFASIIEEEIPNLRHAAEQLLTINMGATAIGTGICAVPGYAEECTQAIKDITGWDIKLAEDLVGATSDTSHLIGYSQALKRIAVKVSKISNDLRLLSSGPRCGLGEIELPARQPGSSIMPGKVNPVIPEVASQIAYKIIGNDVCVTMAGESAQMELNAMEPVMAQCCFESSDYLMVGLDTLRDLCIVGIKANEERCRRHVSESLGIVTALNPYIGYKNSTKIAKEAIATSRPITEIVIEKGILTQAELDMILAPENMIKPVHLDIKQLDDLGYED, via the coding sequence ATGGAAAATAACAAAGTAAGGGTCGAAAGCGACCTTCTCGGCTCCAGAGAACTTCCCAACAGCGTACTTTATGGTGTCCAGACTCTGAGAGCTATGGACAACTTCAACATCTCACCATTCAAGCTCAACAACTACCCACTCTTCATCCACGGTCTCGCATGGACCAAGATGGGGGCTGCCAGAGCAAATGGTAAGCTCGGCGTGATCACCCATGAGTGTGCCGATGCCATCGAAAAGGCTTGTCAAGAACTCCTCGAAGGCAAACACCACGAACACTTCCCTATCGACATGATCCAGGGAGGTGCAGGTACTTCAACCAACATGAATGCCAATGAGGTCATCGCCAACAGAGCTCTCGAGATCCTTGGGCACGAGCGCGGTCACTACAAACACTGCTCACCCAACGACCACGTCAACGCATCTCAGTCTACCAACGATGCTTATCCCACAGCCATCCACTTGGGTCTCTATGCGACACACCTCCGTGTGATCGAACACATGAAGTCATTCGTTGCAGCATTGAGAGTCAAGGGCAAGGAATTTGCACACGTCATCAAGATGGGTCGCACACAGCTCCAAGATGCTGTACCTATGACCCTTGGTCAGACATTCAACGGCTTCGCTTCGATCATCGAAGAAGAAATCCCTAACCTCCGCCATGCTGCCGAACAGCTCCTCACCATCAACATGGGAGCCACAGCTATCGGTACAGGGATCTGTGCAGTACCGGGTTATGCTGAAGAATGCACTCAAGCTATCAAGGACATCACAGGCTGGGACATCAAACTTGCCGAAGATCTTGTAGGTGCGACATCAGACACCTCACACCTCATCGGTTATTCACAAGCCCTCAAGCGCATCGCAGTCAAGGTGAGCAAGATTAGCAATGACCTACGCCTCCTTTCTTCGGGACCACGCTGCGGTCTCGGTGAGATCGAGCTTCCGGCACGTCAGCCGGGCTCTTCCATCATGCCGGGTAAGGTCAACCCCGTGATCCCCGAAGTAGCATCTCAGATTGCATACAAGATCATAGGTAACGACGTATGTGTCACTATGGCAGGCGAGTCTGCACAAATGGAGCTCAATGCGATGGAGCCTGTCATGGCACAGTGCTGCTTCGAGTCGTCAGACTACCTTATGGTCGGCCTTGACACCCTCCGTGATCTCTGTATCGTAGGCATCAAGGCTAATGAAGAACGTTGTCGCAGACACGTCAGCGAAAGCCTTGGTATCGTGACCGCACTCAACCCATACATCGGCTACAAGAACTCTACAAAGATCGCCAAGGAAGCCATTGCAACCAGCCGACCCATCACTGAGATTGTTATCGAAAAGGGCATCCTCACTCAGGCTGAATTGGACATGATCCTCGCTCCTGAGAACATGATCAAACCCGTACACCTTGACATCAAGCAGTTGGATGACCTCGGTTACGAAGATTGA
- a CDS encoding putative LPS assembly protein LptD produces MGHISSIQLSPHSYAVVKELRDSLRTEAKKKDSLLMEVLKRDSITRSVTDTLRTPAIDSLSNISDSIPLPKNLLNPTQRVLGDTLLASQDSTKGMNLDAPVNFESTDSIVIYPGENFVRMFGKASVKFKQQTLQGDYMHMKTDSGTVYSTYIDYPDSLKKEKIYAKIQDGEQNYEAKSITYNFNSQRGYITDVITKQGEGYITAGKTKRMENEDMFMEGGKYSTCDNHSHPHFYIALTKAKVRPEKNLVSGPIYLVFADVPIPFIFLPFAFFPFTQSQTSGIIPPKYGDELDRGFYLRDGGYYFSINDYVDLQLTGDIYTKGSWGLNAQSTYNKRYAFRGGFNASYLVTVRGDKAAGDYAKSTDFRIAWNHSQDPKANPYRTLSANVNFSTSSYNHNNLNGLYNQAILGENTKSSSVAFTQRFPNSPFSISGSIDITQRSRDSAIAITAPNLSISMSRIFPFKRKKVVGKERWYEKISVSYSGQLRNFIDTKENKILKSNLIKDWRNGFNHSIPISASFDLFNYFKISPSFNYTERWYTSKIEQAYDAAQGKVVPTDTIYGFNRVYDYNTSLSLSTTVYGFWQPLPFIPFLGKWVSMIRHRIDPSISLSYRPDFGDPSYGYWRRLSYITPKGEVVDKPYSPYQHQLFGVPGQGKSGSVSFSVNNNIEAKIRDSKDSTAFKKISLIDGLSLSTSYNMAADSFQWSDLSASLRLRLSQTFTLALSGGFDLYTMDYYERDGQIVPYRVNKLRALNGRGLGRLRSTGASFSYNFTPQTFDKLISLFTGRKEEGTEGSSGTNGNSRGSSTGGSGMMDDNSFSSGSSSGSGGGGGSLFGEQDHSLGEYDNDGYLKNSMNWSLGFNYSMSLAQDFSKFDTRTKEYKYKLNHDLSFNGQFSPTKNWNFNFSANYNFELKKITNMTCNITRDLHCWSMTASFIPLGPFKSYNFSIAVKSSLLQDLKYRQSNTPRYNTTERWY; encoded by the coding sequence ATGGGACATATAAGTAGCATACAGCTATCTCCACATAGCTATGCCGTAGTAAAGGAGCTGAGAGACTCTCTACGTACAGAGGCCAAGAAAAAAGACTCTCTACTCATGGAAGTGCTCAAGAGAGACTCCATCACTCGCAGTGTCACCGACACTCTCCGCACCCCTGCAATCGATAGTCTCAGCAATATCTCGGACAGCATACCTCTCCCCAAAAACCTTCTGAATCCTACCCAAAGAGTACTTGGGGACACACTCTTGGCTTCACAAGACTCCACCAAGGGGATGAACCTTGATGCGCCTGTCAATTTCGAAAGCACAGACTCCATCGTGATCTATCCGGGAGAGAACTTCGTGCGGATGTTTGGCAAGGCTTCGGTGAAGTTCAAGCAACAAACCCTCCAGGGTGACTATATGCACATGAAGACGGACAGTGGTACGGTGTATTCGACCTATATAGACTATCCGGACTCTCTCAAAAAGGAAAAAATCTATGCAAAGATCCAAGATGGAGAGCAGAACTATGAAGCGAAGTCCATCACATACAACTTCAACTCCCAGCGTGGATACATCACCGATGTGATCACAAAGCAAGGAGAAGGCTACATCACAGCAGGGAAGACAAAGAGAATGGAGAATGAGGATATGTTCATGGAGGGAGGGAAATACTCTACCTGTGACAACCACTCTCACCCACACTTCTACATCGCCTTGACAAAGGCGAAGGTACGCCCTGAGAAGAACTTGGTGTCCGGCCCGATCTACTTGGTCTTTGCCGACGTGCCCATTCCTTTTATCTTCCTACCCTTTGCATTCTTCCCATTTACCCAGTCTCAGACCTCGGGGATCATACCTCCGAAGTATGGAGATGAGCTCGACAGAGGGTTTTATCTCCGTGACGGTGGCTACTACTTCTCGATCAACGACTATGTAGACCTCCAACTCACCGGTGACATATACACCAAGGGCTCTTGGGGACTAAATGCTCAATCGACTTACAACAAGCGATACGCCTTCAGGGGTGGCTTCAATGCGAGCTACCTTGTCACCGTAAGAGGAGACAAAGCGGCAGGCGACTATGCAAAGTCTACGGACTTCCGTATCGCTTGGAACCATAGTCAAGACCCGAAGGCCAACCCCTATCGCACCTTGTCTGCAAATGTAAACTTCTCCACAAGTTCGTACAACCACAACAATCTCAACGGACTGTACAATCAGGCTATTCTCGGCGAAAACACAAAGAGTTCGAGTGTCGCCTTCACTCAGCGTTTCCCCAACAGTCCCTTCTCGATCTCAGGCTCTATCGACATCACACAGAGGAGCCGTGACAGTGCAATAGCGATCACGGCACCAAACCTCTCGATCTCCATGAGTCGTATCTTCCCTTTCAAGCGGAAAAAAGTGGTGGGGAAAGAGCGTTGGTACGAAAAGATCTCGGTGTCTTACTCGGGACAGCTACGTAACTTCATCGACACAAAGGAAAATAAGATATTGAAGTCCAACCTTATCAAAGATTGGCGCAATGGCTTCAACCACTCTATCCCCATCAGTGCGAGCTTCGACCTATTCAACTACTTCAAGATCAGCCCTTCGTTCAACTACACCGAGCGGTGGTACACATCGAAGATCGAGCAGGCGTATGATGCAGCTCAGGGCAAAGTGGTGCCTACGGATACAATCTACGGCTTCAACCGTGTGTATGACTACAACACGTCATTGAGCCTTTCGACCACGGTCTACGGTTTTTGGCAACCACTTCCTTTCATCCCGTTCTTAGGTAAGTGGGTAAGCATGATCCGTCACCGTATCGACCCATCTATCTCTCTGTCTTATCGTCCGGACTTCGGCGATCCATCTTACGGTTATTGGAGAAGGTTGAGCTACATCACCCCGAAGGGTGAGGTCGTCGACAAGCCTTACTCCCCTTACCAGCATCAGCTTTTTGGTGTACCGGGGCAGGGTAAGAGCGGAAGTGTGTCCTTCTCTGTCAATAACAATATCGAAGCAAAGATCAGAGACTCCAAAGACTCTACGGCGTTCAAGAAGATCAGTCTCATCGACGGTCTGTCGCTCTCTACGAGCTACAACATGGCTGCCGACTCATTCCAGTGGAGCGACCTGTCGGCATCATTACGCTTGCGTCTCTCTCAGACATTCACGCTGGCACTCAGTGGAGGCTTTGACTTGTACACGATGGACTACTACGAGCGAGATGGACAGATTGTCCCCTACAGAGTGAATAAGCTCAGAGCTCTCAATGGCAGAGGATTGGGTAGGCTACGTTCGACCGGAGCATCGTTCTCATACAATTTCACGCCACAGACCTTTGACAAACTCATCTCTCTATTCACCGGACGAAAGGAAGAGGGCACTGAAGGATCATCGGGTACAAATGGTAATTCGAGAGGAAGTAGCACGGGGGGCTCAGGTATGATGGATGACAACTCGTTCTCTTCCGGCTCATCGTCAGGATCGGGAGGTGGTGGAGGTTCTCTCTTTGGAGAACAGGATCATTCTCTGGGCGAATACGACAATGATGGCTATCTGAAAAACAGTATGAATTGGAGCTTGGGCTTCAACTACAGTATGTCATTGGCACAAGACTTCTCAAAGTTTGACACACGGACCAAGGAGTACAAGTACAAGTTGAACCACGACTTGAGTTTCAATGGGCAGTTCTCTCCGACGAAAAACTGGAACTTCAACTTCTCGGCGAACTATAACTTCGAGCTCAAGAAGATCACCAACATGACTTGCAACATCACCAGAGACCTTCACTGCTGGAGCATGACCGCGAGCTTCATCCCTCTCGGCCCCTTCAAGTCGTACAACTTCTCCATTGCTGTCAAGTCGTCCCTACTTCAAGACCTCAAGTATAGACAAAGTAATACACCTAGATACAATACTACCGAAAGGTGGTACTAA
- a CDS encoding ABC-F family ATP-binding cassette domain-containing protein: MALFQVEHLSKSFGVLHLFEDISFSLNKGQKIGLIAPNGSGKSTLLRIIAGKETADAGEVIFQNDINVAYLPQVSHFEEYPDILSACISGIRPQIKEVISAYERAVSRGASEDMTKIMDEMDALGAWDIERELSRLLSILKIEDPLRTTQGLSGGESKRIAIASVLLGDPDVLILDEPTNHLDPDVIEWFEEHLSARNIGLLMVTHDRYFLDKVCDTIIEMDQGTLFTYEGNYSKYLLKREERMEQLSKEQQSLRNLYKRELEWMRRMPQARATKAKYRKDAFYETESKLKNIQQAEGPKLEASSVYIGKKIFEAKHLKKGFDGREVIKDFTYNFARRDRVGIIGPNGAGKSTLIRLILGHLRPDSGTIEIGETVRFGYFAQTPPDFDPKKKVIEVITDKSEKIQLGNGTQISAMQLLTRFLFPPARQQEYVEKLSGGELRRLQLCSVLMDAPNFLVLDEPTNDLDIPTLQVLEEYLREFDGCTLIVSHDRYFMDNLTNHLFVLKGDGEVKDFPGNYTEYRLQQKAEQKAPTTKETSQPTPPLRERNQREKKRRSFKEQQEFSMLEQEIPELEERLQELQRMMSSGTYTGPEIQKMGDEYETLREKLDEKELRWLVLSELSD, from the coding sequence ATGGCACTCTTTCAAGTCGAACACCTTTCCAAGAGTTTTGGTGTCTTACACCTTTTCGAAGACATCAGCTTTTCGCTCAACAAAGGACAAAAGATTGGATTGATCGCACCTAACGGTTCGGGGAAGTCGACATTATTGCGCATCATCGCAGGCAAAGAGACCGCAGACGCGGGTGAGGTCATATTCCAAAATGACATCAATGTAGCCTACCTGCCACAGGTGTCTCACTTCGAAGAGTATCCGGACATCCTGTCGGCCTGCATCTCAGGCATCAGGCCTCAGATCAAGGAAGTAATCTCAGCTTACGAGAGGGCTGTCTCTCGTGGCGCATCCGAAGACATGACAAAGATCATGGATGAGATGGATGCGCTTGGAGCTTGGGACATCGAAAGGGAACTGAGTCGCCTCCTCAGCATCCTCAAGATCGAAGATCCCCTAAGGACGACACAAGGGCTCTCGGGAGGGGAGTCCAAACGTATCGCCATAGCTTCCGTGCTACTGGGAGATCCGGATGTATTGATCTTGGATGAGCCGACCAACCACCTCGATCCCGATGTGATCGAATGGTTCGAGGAGCATCTGTCTGCACGCAACATAGGGCTCTTGATGGTGACCCACGACAGATACTTCCTTGACAAGGTATGTGACACCATCATAGAGATGGATCAAGGCACACTCTTTACGTACGAAGGGAATTACTCAAAATACCTACTCAAGAGAGAAGAGCGGATGGAGCAGTTATCGAAGGAGCAACAATCCCTCCGCAACCTCTACAAGAGAGAGCTGGAGTGGATGCGGAGGATGCCTCAAGCTCGTGCGACGAAGGCCAAGTACCGCAAAGATGCCTTCTATGAGACGGAGTCCAAGTTGAAGAACATCCAGCAAGCCGAAGGCCCCAAGCTCGAAGCCTCATCAGTCTATATCGGCAAAAAGATATTCGAAGCCAAGCATCTCAAAAAAGGCTTTGATGGCAGAGAAGTCATCAAGGATTTCACATACAATTTTGCAAGGCGTGACCGTGTCGGCATCATCGGTCCCAACGGTGCCGGAAAGTCGACCCTCATCCGTCTTATCCTGGGGCATCTCCGACCTGACAGTGGCACGATTGAAATCGGGGAGACGGTTCGTTTCGGTTACTTTGCTCAGACCCCACCCGACTTTGACCCTAAGAAGAAGGTCATCGAGGTCATCACGGATAAGTCCGAAAAGATACAGCTCGGCAACGGTACTCAGATCTCTGCCATGCAACTCCTGACACGCTTCCTATTCCCACCAGCAAGGCAGCAAGAGTATGTGGAAAAGCTGAGCGGAGGCGAGCTCAGACGTCTTCAACTGTGCTCGGTACTGATGGATGCACCCAACTTCTTGGTGCTGGATGAGCCGACCAACGACTTGGACATCCCTACCCTCCAAGTGCTGGAGGAGTATCTCAGGGAGTTTGACGGCTGTACCCTCATTGTCTCTCACGACCGTTATTTCATGGACAATCTCACGAACCACCTCTTTGTCCTCAAAGGAGATGGCGAAGTGAAGGACTTCCCCGGCAATTACACCGAATATCGTCTCCAACAGAAAGCTGAGCAAAAAGCCCCCACCACAAAAGAGACATCGCAGCCTACCCCACCGCTCAGGGAAAGAAACCAAAGAGAGAAGAAGAGGCGGAGCTTCAAGGAACAACAGGAATTTTCGATGCTTGAGCAAGAGATCCCCGAACTTGAAGAACGACTACAAGAGCTACAAAGGATGATGTCATCGGGCACTTACACGGGACCCGAAATCCAAAAAATGGGGGACGAATATGAAACACTTCGAGAAAAATTGGATGAAAAAGAGTTAAGATGGTTGGTCTTGTCGGAATTATCAGATTAG
- a CDS encoding ATP-binding protein: MTEGRLTPFFRDILGQDTLIERLREYIVDENTPHALLFVDKEGGEALPLALAFTRYLQCESPSEGDSCGRCRACLQMDTLAHPDVFPIFPVTKADSNDKPTSVDRLSDFRSMLSKEKRPLFSDWKTALRSENRQPQMYISEAEYLQHKLSYKSFQSKYRIVLVWLPELMNTPCANTLLKLIEEPPPGVIFLMVSTNPSAILPTIYSRLQRIRTATIPQNKIERYLSDHFGISSSAATEVSHLSQGNLRKALDLLRAENEGDYFSKFREASRILYLPIKGDPKLIKEKAEELHKLQRSEAIELLDIMLDVIREANSTIYGEPGCQYTRSEDKELVQQIANFQTLGMIPKMMEHIMTARAELSQNVMVKIVYFDLLVTLSLLFRGK; encoded by the coding sequence ATGACAGAAGGAAGACTGACTCCTTTCTTTAGAGATATACTCGGGCAGGACACTCTCATCGAGCGACTGCGCGAGTATATTGTTGATGAGAACACCCCTCACGCCCTCCTCTTTGTAGATAAAGAGGGTGGAGAGGCTCTGCCCCTTGCTCTTGCGTTTACGAGATATCTCCAATGCGAATCTCCCTCGGAGGGCGACAGTTGTGGCAGGTGCAGAGCCTGCCTTCAGATGGATACCTTGGCTCATCCGGATGTCTTCCCCATCTTCCCTGTCACCAAGGCAGATAGCAACGACAAGCCTACCTCAGTGGATCGTCTATCCGACTTCAGATCTATGCTTTCGAAAGAGAAGAGACCACTCTTCTCAGACTGGAAGACAGCCCTGAGATCCGAGAACAGACAGCCACAGATGTACATATCTGAAGCAGAGTACCTCCAGCACAAGCTCTCCTACAAGTCTTTTCAGTCGAAGTATCGCATCGTGCTGGTATGGTTGCCCGAGCTGATGAATACCCCTTGTGCCAATACCCTCCTCAAGCTCATCGAGGAGCCGCCACCGGGTGTCATCTTCCTGATGGTGTCGACCAATCCCTCTGCCATCCTTCCGACCATATACAGTCGTCTCCAACGCATACGTACCGCCACTATTCCGCAGAACAAGATCGAACGTTATCTATCGGATCACTTCGGCATCAGCAGTTCGGCTGCCACGGAGGTTTCTCACTTGTCGCAAGGCAACCTGCGCAAAGCTCTTGATCTGCTACGTGCCGAAAACGAAGGAGACTACTTCTCTAAGTTCAGAGAGGCTTCGCGCATCCTATACCTTCCCATCAAGGGCGATCCGAAGTTGATCAAGGAGAAAGCCGAAGAGCTGCACAAACTCCAGAGAAGTGAAGCCATCGAACTGCTGGACATCATGTTGGATGTGATCCGCGAGGCCAACTCGACTATTTATGGCGAGCCCGGCTGTCAGTACACTCGTTCGGAAGACAAGGAGCTGGTACAACAGATAGCCAACTTCCAAACCCTCGGCATGATCCCGAAGATGATGGAGCACATCATGACCGCCAGAGCAGAACTCTCCCAAAACGTAATGGTCAAGATCGTCTACTTCGACTTGTTGGTCACCCTTTCACTCCTCTTCAGAGGCAAATGA